The genomic DNA GCTACGCCGAGTCGTTCGGCGCGGTGGGCCTGCGGGCCAACCCCGACAATCTTGGCGACACGCTGCGCCGCGCCCTGGAGCTCGACCGCCCGTCGATCATCGACGTGCCCGCCAAGCTCCGCCGGCCGCTCAAGGTGGACTGAGGCCCGCCCTGGCCGAACCGCCCGCCCTCACCGCCCGCCTCGACGGCCAGCACGCCATCGTCACCGGGGCCGCGGCGGGCATCGGCCGGGCGGTGGCGGGCGCCCTCCACGCCGCCGGGGCCAACGTCACCGTCACCGATATCGACGCCGACGGCGCCCGCGCGGTCGCCGAAAGTCTGGGCCGGTCCGGCCTGCCGTGCCTGGGCCTGCGCCTCGACGTCACCGACGACGCCTCGGTGCGCGCCGGCGTCGCCGAAGCGGCGGAATGCTGGGGCCGGGTGGACGTTCTGGTCAACAACGCCGGGATCTCCGGCTATTCGACCCCCGTTTGGGAGACCACCGACGCGGACTGGCAACGGGTCCTCGACCTGAATCTCAGCGGCACGTTCCGCATGTGCCGCGCCGTGGTGCCGCACATGCTCGCGCGTGGCTACGGGCGCATCGTCAACATTGCGTCGATCTCGGCCAAGGACGGCAATGTCAACGTCGCCGCCTACCCCGCCTCCAAGGCCGGAATCATCGGTTTCACGCGCGCCCTCGCCATGGAACTCGTCCAACAGGGCGTGCTGGTCAACGCCGTCTCGCCCGCCGCCGTCGACACCGAAACGTCGCTGGCCGCCGATCAGACCATGCGCGCCCCACTCGTGGCCAAGATCCCCATGGGCCGCGCCGCCAAGCCCGAGGAAATCGCCGCCCTGGTCGCCTTCCTCGCCTCACCCGCCTGCGCCTTCAGCACCGGCGCCAACTTCGACATCACCGGCGGCCGCGCCAACATCACGTGAGGAGTCCGATGAAATACGCCGTCGTGATCGAGCGCGGTCCCACCAGCTATGGAGCGCACGTGCCGGACCTCCCTGGCTGCGTGGCCGCCGCGGAATCCAAGGCAGAGGTCTGCATGTTGATTCGGGAGGCAATCGAGCTCTACCTCGAGGAGCTTGAGGAAGACGGCCTTCCCGCTCCAGCGCCACAGGCATACGAGCTGATCGAGGTCTAGGCGTTTTCGGACGCGGGTTTGCCAGGGGCCCCCAACGCCCCTACTTGATGGCGCCACTTCCGCATATCGCTCCGCGCCCGCGATTGCCTTACATCGCGCCGTAATCGGCGATAATCGCGCCGGCTTTGCAAGCGGCCTCGAATGGCCCGTTTCTGATCGGGTCCACCACTTGACCGACGCCGATTCCGGGAGGCAACGCCCAGTTGGAGATCCATGACGCCCTGTTTGCCGTCGGCCTGCTGATCGTCGTCGCCAAGCTGCTCGAAGGCATCTTCAAGCGCCTCGGCCTCAACTCCATCATCGCCTACGCCACCACCGGGGTGATCCTGGGCCCCGTGACCGGTCTCGTCGAAGCCGGTTCCGAAGTCGAGATCGTCCTGGGCATCGGCATCTTCTTGTTCTTCTTCCTCATCGGACTGGATGAGCTCGACATTCGCGGGTTCATCTCGGCCATTCGCGGACGGCTCTTCATTGCCTCGGTCTTGTCGCTGGTCATATCGCTGTTGATTTCCCTGGCCGTCACCACGGACGTCATCGTCGACCTGGGCTTGGGACTCGACTTCACCCAGGCGCTCGGCGTGGCCGGCGTCCTGTCGCTGTCCAGCCTCGGCGTCGTCGCCAAGGTGCTGATCGATGAGGGACGCCTGCGAGAACCGGTTGGCGTGCAGATATTCACCGCCGTCGTTATTGCTGAGCTGATCGGGCTATTCATCGTGGGCTTTGCCATCAGCGAGCACTTCTACGCCAGCGGCGAAGCCCACACGCTCGATGTGCTCAGCGTATTCACGTTGGTGGGACAAATTGTCGGCTTCGCGATTCTCACCTGGTTCGTTTCCACCAGGATTCTTCCCAGGGTCATTGTCTTTCTCCAGAGATTCATGCAGGTGCCCCAGCTTTCATTTGGACTGCTGCTGGGTGGCCTATTCCTGGTAGTCGTCGGCGCCGAAAAGGTCGGCTTGCATGGTTCCCTGGGCGCGCTGCTCTTTGGTGCGGCCCTGTCCATGCTGCCCTACCAGGTGCGGCGCGACATCATGCCCGGCATGCAAGGCACGGCCGAAGGCCTGTTCGTGCCGCTGTTCTTCGCCTCGGCCGGCCTAAACCTGAGCCTGGAGTTTCTGAGTCTGGCCCCGCAGACCATCGTGGCCCTGGCCCTGGTGCCGTTGGCGGGCAAGTTCGCCGGCGCCTTCATCAGCGCCTACGTCACCCGCCTCCAGGCGCCCCTCGCCACCGCCGCGGGGCTCATGGCCAAGGGCGTGGCCGAGATTGCGCTGCTGCTCCTCCTGCTGCACACGGGCGCCATCAACGAGAGCGTCTTCTCATTGCTGGTGCTCGTCATGTTTGCCTACATCCTGCTCACGCCCATGGGCATCAGCTTCGCCCTCAAGCGGCTCAAGAACGCCGAGGCAGTTGCTCCCCAAGCGCACGCGCCACCATCGCTGAGTCGCTTCGCCCTCGAAGGCATCAAGGTAGGCGAAGTCCTGGATCGATCGCGCAACTACCCGCAACAGTCGCTCACGGTCAAGACGTTCGCCGAGCACTGGCTGCTCCCGGAGCAACATGACTACGTCGTCATGAACAACGGCGAGTTGGCCGGCGTCGTGTCCTTGAGCATGTTGCGCTATCTCCCGCGCAGCGAGTGGGATCGCACGCCATTGCAGCAGGTCCTCCGCGGCGATACGCCGTTCGGGCAATCCGACGAGCTGCTCGAGGACCTCCTGCAGCGAATGACCGAAAACTCCCTCACGGTGCTGCCCGTGTCGGATTCCGAAACCGGCGAGTTCGTCGGCTCCATAGCCAGCCACGAGATCCTCGAAATGGTCGTCCTCACCGCCAAGGGCCGCTAATTCTCTCCCCGCGCCGGCGGAGAGCCGGAATCCCGTCCGGCTCCCTCTCCCTCGGGAGAGGGTTGGGGTGACTCGAAATGGTCGTCCTCACCGCCAAAGGCCGCTAGTGCTTTCCCCGCGCAGGCGGAGAGCCGGAATCCCGTCCGGCTCCCTCTCCCTCGGGGAGAGGGTTGGGGTGAGGGGACCCGCCCAGACCGTCACTCCCGCGAACGCGAAAATCCACCCATCGTCCTCGAATCCGGTGTAGGGGCGACCCTCGTGGTCGCCCGTGCGCGACCGGACCAAGCCCTCAATCGCCCTGACGCCGCCTCACTCCCACAAGAGCCACGATTCCTCCCACAACCAGAATCACGCCCACAACCACCAGAGCAATCACCCACGCGCTGGCCGGACTAGCGTCTTCCGGCTCCTCCGGCGACGGACCGCTCGCCCCAGCCAAGGGCGCCTGGCCGTCCCCAAGCTCGTCGACGTCGGCTTGCGCCTCAGCCAGCAGGGCGGTTCGACTGCAAATGCCCGCCGTGTAGCCACCGTCGCCATACGGGCTTTCATACGCATAGACGACGTACGACTCGCCCTCGACAAACCGATACCCGCAGCTCCCACCGGTCGGCGGCGTCGTG from Chloroflexota bacterium includes the following:
- a CDS encoding SDR family NAD(P)-dependent oxidoreductase; the protein is MAEPPALTARLDGQHAIVTGAAAGIGRAVAGALHAAGANVTVTDIDADGARAVAESLGRSGLPCLGLRLDVTDDASVRAGVAEAAECWGRVDVLVNNAGISGYSTPVWETTDADWQRVLDLNLSGTFRMCRAVVPHMLARGYGRIVNIASISAKDGNVNVAAYPASKAGIIGFTRALAMELVQQGVLVNAVSPAAVDTETSLAADQTMRAPLVAKIPMGRAAKPEEIAALVAFLASPACAFSTGANFDITGGRANIT
- a CDS encoding type II toxin-antitoxin system HicB family antitoxin, which produces MKYAVVIERGPTSYGAHVPDLPGCVAAAESKAEVCMLIREAIELYLEELEEDGLPAPAPQAYELIEV
- a CDS encoding cation:proton antiporter, producing the protein MEIHDALFAVGLLIVVAKLLEGIFKRLGLNSIIAYATTGVILGPVTGLVEAGSEVEIVLGIGIFLFFFLIGLDELDIRGFISAIRGRLFIASVLSLVISLLISLAVTTDVIVDLGLGLDFTQALGVAGVLSLSSLGVVAKVLIDEGRLREPVGVQIFTAVVIAELIGLFIVGFAISEHFYASGEAHTLDVLSVFTLVGQIVGFAILTWFVSTRILPRVIVFLQRFMQVPQLSFGLLLGGLFLVVVGAEKVGLHGSLGALLFGAALSMLPYQVRRDIMPGMQGTAEGLFVPLFFASAGLNLSLEFLSLAPQTIVALALVPLAGKFAGAFISAYVTRLQAPLATAAGLMAKGVAEIALLLLLLHTGAINESVFSLLVLVMFAYILLTPMGISFALKRLKNAEAVAPQAHAPPSLSRFALEGIKVGEVLDRSRNYPQQSLTVKTFAEHWLLPEQHDYVVMNNGELAGVVSLSMLRYLPRSEWDRTPLQQVLRGDTPFGQSDELLEDLLQRMTENSLTVLPVSDSETGEFVGSIASHEILEMVVLTAKGR